A segment of the Desulfofundulus kuznetsovii DSM 6115 genome:
TATTTTCCTTTTCTTCGATAGCCATGTCTACGGGGAGGTTCATGGCCTCTAAAAGCTGATTGAGCAATTCCTTTGCCCGGCGCGATGGCGTATCTTTAACCCTCACCCTGACCCGGGCCGGTCGTGAACCCAGCAGGCCCAAAAAACCCCTGGAAGGTTCCTCTAAAACCTCAATTTCCGCTTCCTCCCGGGAAATACCCAACTGGGCCAGCGCCAGGGAAACCGCCTCGTCCACTGTTTTAGCGGTTTTCTCTACTCCCTCCACCGGTGTTTAGCGCCTCCTTCAAACCTTGGGTATGCCTGTTCACAAAATACTGCTGGAGAATCCCAACGGCATTGAAAACAACCCAGTATAAAGCCAGGCCTGCAGGCACGGTAGCACTAATCCAGGCAATAAAGATGGGCATGATGATCAGCATGGTGCGCTGGGTGGGATCGGTCATGTTGGTGGTCATGCGCGATTGAACATAGGTAGTTAACCCGGCTAAAAGGGGGAGGATAAAATAGGGATCTCCCACCTGGCTCAAGTTTTTCACCCACAGAAACCGGGCATGGGCAGGATCCGCATAATTAAAATGCAAAAGCGCACGATAGAGGGCAATTAAAATGGGCATCTGAATCAAAAGGGGCAGGCATCCGGCCATGGGGTTCACATTATGTTCCCGGTATAGTTCCATAATCTTTTGCTGCATCTTCTGGGGATCTTTGTTCCGATAACGATCCTGAATCTCTTTAACCTTGGGCGCCAGCTGTTGCATGATCACCATAGAGCGCATCTGCTTGACGGACAGGGGGTAAAGGATAATCTTAATGAGAATAGTTAGCAGGATAATCGCCAGGCCGTAATTGGCCACATGAGCCAGCTCTGTAAGGTGGTACAACCAGTTTAACAGAGCGGTCATGCCATCAACTAGAGCTTGAAACAAACCATCCCCTCCTTGCTTATTTAACCGGATCATAGCCACCCCGGCAAAGGGGATGGCAACGGAAAAGACGCCACAGGGCTAAAAGCAAACCGCGGGCCACACCGTATTTATCCACGGCCTGCACGGCGTACTCGGAACACGTGGGATAAAAACGGCAACTGGGCGGTTTCAAGGGCGAAATAAAACGCTGGTAAAAACGCAATCCGGCGATAACCAGAGCGCGCATGGGCGATCAACCTTTCGGTGTCATCTTACGGGCGGCCCGCCGGGTTAGGTGATAGAGCTGTCCCGCCAGATCACGGAAGTTTTTCCCCACGGCCTCCCTGCGGG
Coding sequences within it:
- a CDS encoding YidC/Oxa1 family membrane protein insertase → MFQALVDGMTALLNWLYHLTELAHVANYGLAIILLTILIKIILYPLSVKQMRSMVIMQQLAPKVKEIQDRYRNKDPQKMQQKIMELYREHNVNPMAGCLPLLIQMPILIALYRALLHFNYADPAHARFLWVKNLSQVGDPYFILPLLAGLTTYVQSRMTTNMTDPTQRTMLIIMPIFIAWISATVPAGLALYWVVFNAVGILQQYFVNRHTQGLKEALNTGGGSRENR
- the yidD gene encoding membrane protein insertion efficiency factor YidD, giving the protein MRALVIAGLRFYQRFISPLKPPSCRFYPTCSEYAVQAVDKYGVARGLLLALWRLFRCHPLCRGGYDPVK